One Psychromonas sp. psych-6C06 DNA window includes the following coding sequences:
- a CDS encoding ATP-binding protein gives MANTFYLLLLLLFSSSSFALLDLNMSRQKSLTPAATTLHQAVSELPELHFLDQQQQKAVDNLLVRVLDEQAKQINYFKTELIAYKASPDSAQAWKNAQRGYYSTLSLSHDKQKLLSLSSPPIRDLVTGFGPEGVRQFKSELYLTRLNVEFYLHQEIRAFKRFVEDIFISPIPVLVVIFKVFMLQVIMFWWLRNSNRFITLLRDKISKNGRSTNLWLHLLWYVARAHRAIAWLISITLSLRIIAQLPSLQHLVFLEIFTWWILGGAIAVSFILEFAYQHSRRLSKAIITLRLSTIRLYVWGFISTGLISQISEMTLGKGTIYAWISSLIFFFYLLLTLYSLHKWKAFIFERLATKKEQPALVKWANDNKQRWIFASLSTAIAASWLILRTLQHYLIDLLSHSQLFSHALAYLFRIEVAKQSENESEQLHLEAIRGEETFSYVRPGSADSLLIPEYAQQSYDALATYLLSDKPAVCVLSGERGVGTTTLLRRFLHDVDDAQAIYVSCPHEGFDALMALICEQLGLPDSGEALLLTHLRSTSKCYLFAFDNVQRLVKPQVGGLAPLMRLTNLLRQSKNSHRALLAIEKSSWRFVDRARGERLLFDLVEFLPRWKESEISQLLASRITDNGQYALSFDGLALPRQWEKDELSEDQRACHGFYRILWDYSDGNPTVALRFFRRSLFKNSETNTVQVRLFQIPSSEGLEKMPKPMLAVLRSIVQLEVASPEELTDCTRLSINEVISTLRYFQSRGYIEWSGEKLRVSDLWFRNITNILHRQHLLVK, from the coding sequence ATGGCTAATACATTTTATCTGCTACTCCTACTATTATTTTCTTCTTCAAGCTTCGCATTGCTCGATCTTAATATGAGTCGTCAAAAAAGCTTAACCCCAGCAGCAACAACACTACATCAAGCGGTAAGCGAACTCCCTGAGCTACATTTTTTAGATCAGCAGCAGCAAAAAGCAGTTGATAACTTATTGGTGCGTGTATTAGATGAACAGGCTAAACAAATTAATTATTTTAAAACCGAGTTGATTGCATACAAAGCCTCACCAGACTCAGCACAAGCATGGAAAAATGCCCAAAGAGGATATTACTCTACCTTAAGCCTTAGTCATGATAAGCAAAAATTATTGTCATTGAGTAGCCCGCCAATTAGAGACTTGGTTACCGGGTTTGGCCCTGAGGGGGTAAGACAATTTAAATCTGAACTTTATCTGACAAGACTAAATGTAGAGTTTTATTTACACCAAGAGATACGCGCCTTTAAACGTTTTGTAGAAGATATTTTTATCTCACCTATCCCCGTACTTGTGGTTATTTTTAAAGTATTCATGCTTCAAGTTATTATGTTTTGGTGGTTACGAAATAGTAATCGTTTTATTACGCTATTGCGCGATAAGATAAGTAAAAATGGACGGTCTACCAACCTCTGGTTACATTTGCTTTGGTATGTCGCTCGTGCACATCGTGCCATTGCATGGCTCATCAGCATCACTTTATCACTGCGTATCATTGCTCAACTCCCTAGCTTGCAACATCTGGTGTTCTTAGAGATCTTTACTTGGTGGATTTTAGGTGGAGCCATCGCGGTAAGTTTTATTCTAGAGTTTGCTTATCAGCACAGTCGCCGATTAAGCAAAGCAATAATCACATTGCGACTTTCTACTATCCGTTTATATGTATGGGGATTTATTAGTACAGGGCTTATTTCGCAAATTTCAGAGATGACGCTAGGTAAAGGGACAATCTATGCGTGGATATCCTCATTAATTTTCTTTTTCTACTTGCTCTTGACTCTCTATTCGCTTCATAAATGGAAAGCCTTTATTTTTGAACGTTTAGCGACAAAAAAAGAGCAACCAGCCTTAGTAAAGTGGGCAAATGATAACAAGCAACGCTGGATATTTGCCAGTTTAAGTACCGCGATAGCCGCTAGTTGGCTTATTTTACGCACTCTACAACATTATCTGATTGATCTCTTATCGCACTCACAATTGTTTAGCCATGCTCTTGCTTACCTTTTCCGTATTGAAGTTGCTAAGCAAAGCGAAAATGAAAGTGAGCAACTGCACCTCGAAGCCATTCGAGGGGAAGAGACTTTTAGTTATGTACGTCCCGGTAGTGCAGACAGTTTGCTAATCCCTGAATATGCTCAACAAAGTTATGATGCATTAGCCACCTATCTACTTAGTGACAAGCCTGCGGTTTGTGTCTTATCGGGAGAAAGAGGTGTGGGAACAACGACATTATTACGGCGTTTCTTACATGATGTAGATGATGCACAAGCGATTTATGTCAGTTGTCCACATGAGGGCTTTGATGCTCTAATGGCATTGATTTGTGAGCAATTAGGCCTGCCCGATTCCGGTGAGGCATTGTTGTTAACCCATCTTCGTAGCACCTCTAAATGTTATCTATTTGCCTTCGATAACGTGCAACGCTTAGTTAAACCGCAGGTCGGTGGTTTAGCACCTTTAATGCGGTTAACGAATTTATTACGTCAATCTAAAAATAGCCATCGCGCTTTATTAGCCATTGAAAAGTCTAGTTGGCGCTTTGTTGACAGGGCTAGAGGCGAGCGTTTGTTATTTGATTTAGTTGAGTTTTTACCTCGTTGGAAGGAAAGTGAAATAAGCCAGTTATTGGCTAGTCGCATTACAGATAATGGACAATATGCCCTCTCTTTTGATGGCCTCGCACTACCAAGGCAATGGGAAAAAGATGAATTAAGCGAAGATCAACGTGCCTGCCATGGTTTTTATCGTATTCTTTGGGACTACTCCGATGGTAACCCAACGGTCGCCTTACGCTTTTTTAGGCGCTCATTGTTTAAAAACAGTGAAACCAATACCGTTCAGGTACGTCTCTTTCAAATACCTTCTTCAGAAGGATTAGAAAAAATGCCGAAACCTATGCTGGCCGTTTTACGCTCTATTGTGCAACTAGAAGTGGCTTCTCCTGAAGAGTTAACTGATTGTACACGCTTGAGTATTAATGAGGTGATCAGTACATTGCGCTATTTTCAAAGCCGTGGCTATATTGAGTGGTCGGGTGAAAAATTACGAGTTTCCGATTTATGGTTCCGTAACATAACAAACATCTTACATCGTCAACATTTACTGGTGAAATAA
- the ilvA gene encoding threonine ammonia-lyase, biosynthetic, protein MTQPLSAAQYLKKILLAPVYEAAIETPLQPMNKLSQRLNNHILLKREDRQPVHSFKLRGAYNKLANLSDAQKQCGVIAASAGNHAQGVAMSAQKMGIKATIVMPKTTPDIKVSSVRAFGASVVLHGDSFDAASQHSQHLAQLHNYTPMHPFDDSDVIAGQGTIGKELIQQNAHLDKIFVPVGGGGLAAGIAVYIKQLLPHIKIIAVEPEDAACLKVALDHGGPITLSRVGLFADGVAVKTIGTETFRLCQQYIDEVITVSSDEICAAVKDIFEDTRAIAEPAGALSIAGLKKYSQQHQLEGEQLGAILSGANVNFHGLRYVSERCELGEQKESIIAVTIPEKQGAFLDFCNELDSRAITEFNYRFNSRKEANIFVGIRTPEGASELLELTDKLIEKGYAVADLSHDEVAKLHLRYMVGGAPVEHLKERLYSFEFPEHPNALLKFLNMLGTHANITLFHYRNHGAAYGQVLAGFEIENNDVTAFTEYLNALGYNYKDETDNQAYRFFLSNK, encoded by the coding sequence ATGACACAACCATTATCTGCAGCACAATATTTAAAAAAGATTCTTTTAGCGCCTGTTTACGAAGCGGCTATCGAAACGCCTTTACAGCCAATGAATAAACTTTCTCAACGCTTGAATAATCACATACTCTTAAAACGTGAAGACAGGCAGCCAGTTCACTCTTTTAAATTACGTGGTGCTTATAATAAATTAGCCAACCTTTCTGATGCACAAAAACAGTGCGGTGTCATTGCAGCCTCGGCAGGTAATCATGCACAAGGTGTAGCGATGTCAGCCCAAAAAATGGGAATTAAAGCAACTATCGTGATGCCTAAAACCACACCAGATATCAAAGTCAGCTCCGTACGCGCCTTTGGTGCAAGCGTGGTGTTACACGGCGATAGCTTTGATGCTGCCAGTCAACATAGCCAACACCTTGCCCAACTGCACAATTACACCCCCATGCATCCTTTTGACGACAGTGATGTAATCGCTGGCCAAGGTACTATAGGCAAAGAGTTAATACAGCAAAATGCCCACCTTGATAAAATTTTTGTTCCTGTCGGTGGCGGTGGTTTAGCGGCCGGAATTGCTGTTTACATTAAACAACTCCTTCCACACATCAAAATAATTGCCGTTGAGCCCGAAGACGCGGCTTGCTTAAAAGTCGCACTCGACCATGGTGGCCCGATCACCTTAAGCCGTGTTGGTCTTTTTGCAGATGGCGTCGCGGTAAAAACCATCGGTACTGAAACCTTCCGTTTATGTCAGCAATATATAGATGAAGTGATCACCGTCAGTAGCGATGAAATATGTGCAGCCGTAAAAGATATTTTTGAAGATACTCGCGCAATTGCAGAGCCCGCTGGCGCACTTTCTATTGCAGGATTAAAAAAATACAGTCAACAACATCAACTTGAAGGTGAACAACTCGGTGCCATTTTAAGCGGTGCAAACGTTAACTTTCATGGTTTGCGTTATGTTTCAGAACGCTGCGAATTAGGTGAGCAGAAAGAAAGTATTATTGCTGTGACAATTCCCGAAAAACAGGGAGCCTTCTTAGATTTCTGTAATGAACTAGATAGCCGTGCGATCACTGAATTTAACTACCGCTTTAATTCACGTAAAGAAGCCAATATATTTGTCGGCATTCGCACACCAGAAGGAGCTTCAGAGCTATTAGAACTAACCGATAAACTTATTGAAAAAGGTTATGCCGTTGCCGACTTGAGCCATGATGAAGTGGCAAAATTACATTTACGCTACATGGTTGGTGGCGCGCCTGTTGAACACCTGAAAGAGCGCTTGTATAGTTTTGAATTTCCAGAGCATCCCAACGCCCTACTTAAATTTTTGAATATGCTTGGCACTCATGCCAATATTACCCTCTTTCATTATCGTAATCATGGCGCGGCTTACGGGCAGGTATTAGCAGGGTTTGAGATTGAAAATAATGATGTTACCGCATTCACCGAATACTTAAACGCACTCGGTTATAACTATAAAGATGAAACTGATAACCAAGCATACCGCTTCTTCTTATCAAATAAGTAA
- a CDS encoding potassium channel family protein produces MIPSKRINRLFRRFARRMSWPAMFTLVVAQALITYLLFYLAGEHELVSHPLQFIYYNMVVVSTVGFGDFSPVTHAGRLIVSFWQIPSGLIIFASFIGKVTQLFINIARRNMNGTNDFYHYDDHILLLCWDDHSTRQIVKLILGDKKRQKRQILLCVTDDIKNPFPDNMDVSFARLRTFSDKKELDRVAISKAKRIIVDGKSDDETLSIALSIATFAAKDANISAHFFDKTKAQLLKMHCPHIECSIDNSAKMMVRSMQDPGSSQVTEQLLSTLSGATLYCLQLPELDKELTFGTLFNNLKENYQMTLIGLSYFKNGDDMQLNPALDLPIKNGCYLHYIAHERIDAEAISWQSI; encoded by the coding sequence ATGATCCCGAGTAAACGCATAAACCGTCTTTTTAGACGTTTTGCACGCCGCATGAGTTGGCCTGCAATGTTCACTTTAGTAGTCGCACAAGCACTGATCACCTATCTACTGTTTTATCTAGCGGGCGAACATGAGTTAGTAAGCCACCCATTGCAGTTTATCTATTACAATATGGTGGTCGTCTCAACAGTTGGTTTTGGTGATTTTAGCCCCGTTACCCACGCAGGAAGATTAATTGTTTCCTTTTGGCAGATCCCATCTGGCTTAATTATCTTTGCCTCTTTTATTGGTAAAGTAACCCAACTCTTTATAAACATAGCGAGAAGAAATATGAACGGCACCAATGACTTTTACCATTACGATGATCACATCTTGCTATTATGCTGGGATGACCATTCAACAAGACAAATAGTGAAGCTCATTCTTGGTGATAAAAAACGTCAGAAACGACAAATTTTACTCTGTGTTACTGATGATATTAAAAATCCTTTTCCAGATAATATGGATGTTTCCTTTGCAAGGTTACGCACTTTTTCCGATAAAAAGGAATTAGACAGGGTAGCAATCAGTAAGGCTAAAAGGATTATTGTCGATGGGAAATCAGATGATGAGACGCTTTCAATTGCACTCAGCATTGCCACCTTTGCCGCGAAAGATGCCAATATTTCTGCGCATTTCTTTGATAAAACCAAAGCGCAATTGCTTAAAATGCACTGCCCACATATCGAGTGTAGCATCGATAACAGTGCCAAAATGATGGTACGTAGCATGCAAGATCCAGGTTCAAGTCAAGTTACTGAACAGCTTTTATCTACTTTAAGTGGAGCAACGCTGTACTGCTTACAACTCCCTGAACTTGATAAAGAGCTCACCTTTGGAACCCTCTTTAATAACCTAAAAGAAAATTATCAAATGACATTAATCGGGCTTAGTTACTTTAAAAATGGCGATGATATGCAACTTAACCCTGCTTTGGATCTGCCTATAAAAAATGGATGTTATCTTCATTATATCGCCCATGAACGTATTGATGCCGAAGCTATTAGCTGGCAGAGCATTTAG
- a CDS encoding TonB-dependent receptor, translating to MFTHRYTPIALTLFSLFSVQALAEESLQTDDRMNVLISKGYSTPAATTQNYSGDTVINIVPTSNDINKPLDQLIAENSPGFVHTNSGTSKHNSNNYHRGLSDKYTLYLLNGVAFPTSTLGSQNLPDIPIESIALIEVIRGAQASLYGSNSLTGVVNIITKTGDERDAQINISGGSHNTGRLGGVYADNFGKFHFMTSLEVDKSDGYEFIEASDEDFGYQTYSMNTYLAYVNEHNRFSLALINGTSDLEIYESYPSAGKAETSQDSLQLTGKYIQRINRNISSELTLSGAKIDLNAGHHNSTDVDNYATDEGLAQLHFNSQWEQVALNFGGEFIHSKYNSNENSESRDQTAVYLAFSADATDYLNFSGGLRNDHYSDFGDALTYSAGVALFDFANLSYKTSFTAPSYNDLYWPNSGNPELEPEEGEMLELALTHNVNTESAHIPLKLNLYTGSLDNKIEWAPISEGSWNWSPFNIGKVDIKGIEAYAQYNAQQFIFDIAGSYTESIDKSTNEQLKNVPEWSGSSSIQYNAPLGITPKLSYSYIGKRTGSYGDLDEAHLLDFAISYQVIKHINLGFSINNLTDNDQTLYSGYNADGRTFQFTIGANL from the coding sequence ATGTTTACCCATCGCTACACACCTATCGCACTCACATTATTTAGCTTATTCAGTGTTCAAGCATTGGCTGAAGAAAGCCTTCAAACCGATGACAGAATGAATGTGTTAATCAGCAAAGGTTATAGTACTCCGGCTGCAACCACTCAAAATTACAGTGGTGATACCGTAATTAATATTGTGCCAACCAGTAACGATATTAATAAACCACTAGACCAATTAATTGCCGAAAACTCACCGGGTTTTGTGCATACTAATTCAGGGACTTCAAAGCATAATTCAAACAACTACCATCGCGGTCTTTCTGATAAATATACCTTGTACCTATTAAATGGCGTAGCCTTCCCAACCTCTACACTGGGCAGTCAAAACCTACCCGACATTCCGATCGAATCGATTGCACTTATTGAGGTGATCCGTGGTGCACAAGCATCGCTATATGGCTCAAACTCACTCACTGGTGTGGTTAATATCATCACCAAGACAGGAGATGAACGTGATGCACAAATTAATATTAGCGGTGGCTCACACAACACAGGACGACTAGGTGGGGTTTATGCTGATAATTTTGGAAAATTTCATTTTATGACATCATTGGAAGTCGATAAATCAGACGGTTATGAGTTTATCGAAGCCTCGGATGAAGATTTTGGTTATCAAACTTACTCAATGAACACTTATTTGGCCTATGTTAATGAGCATAATCGATTCTCTTTAGCGCTGATTAATGGCACATCTGATCTTGAAATATATGAGTCTTACCCGAGCGCAGGGAAAGCAGAAACCTCGCAAGATTCGCTACAGTTAACTGGTAAATATATTCAGCGAATTAACCGCAATATCTCTTCTGAGTTAACACTTTCAGGCGCGAAAATTGATCTCAATGCGGGCCATCATAACTCTACAGATGTTGATAACTATGCAACTGATGAAGGGCTTGCACAATTGCATTTCAACAGCCAGTGGGAACAGGTCGCACTGAATTTTGGTGGTGAGTTTATTCATTCAAAATATAACTCAAATGAAAATAGCGAATCACGAGATCAAACAGCTGTCTACCTCGCGTTTAGTGCAGATGCCACTGATTACCTGAACTTCTCAGGCGGTTTACGTAACGATCACTATTCTGACTTCGGTGATGCTCTTACCTACTCAGCTGGCGTTGCATTATTTGACTTCGCGAATTTAAGCTATAAAACCTCTTTTACCGCTCCTTCATACAACGATCTTTACTGGCCAAACAGCGGTAATCCAGAATTAGAGCCGGAAGAGGGTGAAATGTTAGAGCTGGCATTGACTCATAACGTCAATACCGAAAGCGCGCATATTCCGTTAAAGTTGAACCTATACACAGGCTCCTTAGACAATAAAATTGAATGGGCTCCTATTTCAGAAGGTTCTTGGAATTGGTCACCCTTTAATATCGGTAAAGTGGATATCAAAGGAATCGAAGCGTATGCCCAATATAATGCACAGCAATTCATTTTTGATATTGCAGGATCATATACAGAAAGTATTGATAAAAGCACCAATGAGCAGTTAAAGAATGTGCCAGAATGGTCAGGCTCATCAAGCATTCAATATAACGCACCATTAGGCATTACACCTAAATTAAGTTACTCATATATTGGTAAACGTACTGGCTCTTATGGTGATTTAGATGAGGCTCATCTACTTGATTTTGCCATTAGTTATCAGGTCATCAAGCATATCAATCTTGGTTTTAGTATCAATAACCTAACCGATAATGATCAGACATTATATAGCGGGTATAATGCAGATGGTAGAACATTCCAGTTCACAATTGGTGCAAACCTGTAA
- the orn gene encoding oligoribonuclease — MNNNLIWIDLEMTGLDPETDTIIEIATVVTDSDLNVIAEGPEIVIHESKEKMDAMDEWCVKHHGESGLTERVINSNISCAQAEQQTLDFLKKWTEAGASPLCGNSIGQDRRFLVRYMKSLEAHFHYRSIDVSTIKELGRRWAPEMTASHKKQGTHMAMMDIQESISELKHYREHFFKF, encoded by the coding sequence ATGAATAATAACTTAATATGGATCGATTTAGAGATGACGGGTCTTGATCCAGAGACTGATACCATTATAGAAATTGCCACTGTGGTAACAGATAGCGATCTTAATGTGATTGCTGAAGGGCCTGAAATCGTGATTCATGAAAGTAAAGAAAAGATGGATGCCATGGATGAATGGTGTGTTAAGCATCATGGCGAATCAGGATTAACTGAACGTGTTATTAATAGCAATATTAGTTGTGCACAAGCTGAACAGCAAACTTTAGATTTTCTAAAAAAATGGACAGAAGCGGGCGCTTCACCGTTATGCGGTAACAGTATTGGCCAAGATCGCCGCTTTTTAGTGCGTTATATGAAATCGCTAGAAGCCCATTTCCATTACCGTAGTATCGATGTCAGCACGATTAAAGAGTTAGGGAGACGTTGGGCGCCAGAAATGACCGCTAGCCATAAAAAACAAGGGACACATATGGCAATGATGGACATTCAAGAGTCTATTTCTGAGCTGAAACACTACCGTGAGCACTTTTTTAAATTTTAG
- a CDS encoding mechanosensitive ion channel domain-containing protein — protein sequence MLRHLSIILFIIASQSVSATELDTAPLDNLQDFASLIRWSGVFASLIIIACAWLLLRFIDSLVSNIGDQFVQRRMLLQKLQSFFQFFVYMSTAVSVFMLSFRVDERILALIGGTIAVSVGFALKDLTASFVAGLTIMIDRPFQVGDRVTFEGHYGDIVAIGLRSVRMNTLNDDIITIPNNKFLNEVVSSGNYGALDMQVVIPFHVGLDQDITLARELIQECASSSRYIHLPKPVVVLVQQTITDNYLAIKLTCKVYVVDTKYEKLFESDITLRVMSEFRKHNILPPAIAVKTA from the coding sequence ATGCTACGTCATCTATCAATAATACTTTTTATAATCGCTTCTCAAAGCGTTTCGGCAACTGAATTAGATACAGCCCCCCTTGATAACCTACAAGACTTTGCCAGCTTAATTCGTTGGAGTGGCGTTTTCGCATCACTGATTATTATCGCTTGTGCATGGTTACTATTGCGTTTTATCGATTCCTTAGTCTCCAACATTGGCGATCAATTTGTGCAACGCCGAATGCTCTTACAAAAGCTACAATCGTTTTTTCAATTCTTCGTTTATATGTCTACTGCCGTGAGTGTCTTTATGTTGAGCTTTCGTGTTGATGAGCGAATTCTTGCTTTAATCGGCGGTACGATTGCGGTATCAGTTGGCTTTGCTTTGAAAGATCTGACCGCTTCTTTTGTCGCCGGATTAACCATCATGATTGATCGTCCTTTTCAAGTTGGAGATCGCGTTACTTTTGAGGGGCATTACGGTGACATTGTCGCAATCGGACTGCGATCTGTACGCATGAATACTTTAAATGACGATATTATTACCATACCAAATAACAAGTTTTTGAATGAGGTGGTAAGTAGCGGTAACTACGGTGCACTCGATATGCAGGTAGTGATCCCTTTCCATGTAGGCCTTGATCAGGACATCACATTAGCACGTGAACTAATTCAAGAGTGCGCTTCTTCAAGCCGATATATTCACTTACCAAAACCAGTCGTTGTTTTAGTGCAACAAACGATCACAGATAACTACTTAGCGATAAAACTGACTTGTAAAGTGTACGTGGTAGACACTAAATATGAAAAACTATTTGAAAGTGATATCACCCTACGTGTTATGAGTGAATTTAGAAAACATAATATTTTGCCACCAGCGATTGCGGTAAAAACAGCTTAA
- the asd gene encoding archaetidylserine decarboxylase (Phosphatidylserine decarboxylase is synthesized as a single chain precursor. Generation of the pyruvoyl active site from a Ser is coupled to cleavage of a Gly-Ser bond between the larger (beta) and smaller (alpha chains). It is an integral membrane protein.), with the protein MIDQFKIIGQYILPKHLLSRLTGKLAAAKAGKLTTFLIKQFIAKYKINMSEAKHPEPEYFETFNDFFTRELKQDARTIIEGDSNLATPVDGKVSQQGDIKEGRIFQAKGHDFSLRELLGGRDDIAAPFDEGIFSTVYLAPKDYHRIHMPITGKLEQMIFIPGDLFSVNPLTAENVPNLFARNERAVAIFSTAVGPMAMVLVGATIVASIETVWAGTLKGKDIQYWDYKDQDITLEKGAEMGRFKLGSTIVALFPKGSIDFATELEAGSVTRLGELFATVK; encoded by the coding sequence ATGATCGATCAATTTAAAATTATTGGACAATACATTTTACCTAAACACCTTTTGTCGCGTTTAACAGGGAAATTAGCTGCAGCCAAAGCAGGTAAACTCACCACTTTTTTAATTAAGCAATTTATTGCTAAATACAAAATTAATATGAGTGAAGCCAAACATCCAGAGCCAGAGTACTTTGAAACCTTTAATGATTTTTTCACGCGTGAACTTAAGCAAGATGCACGTACTATTATTGAAGGTGACAGTAACCTTGCTACACCTGTAGATGGCAAAGTAAGCCAACAGGGAGATATTAAAGAGGGGCGTATTTTCCAAGCAAAAGGACACGACTTTAGTTTGCGCGAGTTATTAGGTGGGCGTGATGATATTGCAGCACCTTTTGATGAAGGGATCTTCTCAACCGTTTATTTAGCACCGAAAGACTATCACCGCATCCATATGCCTATTACCGGTAAATTAGAGCAGATGATCTTTATTCCAGGTGATCTTTTTTCTGTAAATCCATTAACCGCAGAAAATGTGCCTAACCTCTTTGCGCGCAATGAACGTGCTGTTGCCATTTTCTCAACAGCTGTCGGCCCAATGGCAATGGTTTTAGTGGGGGCAACTATCGTCGCGAGTATTGAAACTGTCTGGGCTGGTACATTAAAGGGCAAAGATATTCAATATTGGGATTATAAAGACCAAGATATAACCCTTGAAAAAGGCGCAGAGATGGGGCGCTTTAAACTTGGCAGTACTATCGTGGCTTTATTTCCTAAGGGCAGTATCGACTTTGCAACAGAACTCGAAGCAGGTTCGGTAACACGTTTAGGTGAGCTATTTGCTACTGTAAAATAA
- the rsgA gene encoding small ribosomal subunit biogenesis GTPase RsgA, with protein MAKKQKLSKNQVRRVQSNHNKRLKKNENKQWDESELGAQLEGVVISRFGQHADIEDENGNVERCNLRRAVKSLVTGDKVVWRAGNESHQGISGVVEAVHPRKTVLTRPDYYDGIKPIAANIDHIIIVSSIAPEFSRNIIDRYLVACEDIGITPIIVLNKSDLLDDSSRELIDNELQSYRDIGYNVLYSSMHGDGLDSLKSVMKDKVNIFVGQSGVGKTSLLNMLLPEVEAITGEISEGSGLGKHTTTTARLYHFPDGGDLIDSPGIREFSLWHLAPERIASGFIEFREHLGGCRFRDCKHKIDPGCALVAAVEAGKIDEARYHSFIRILETMDDAKNARHRDPNTH; from the coding sequence GTGGCTAAGAAGCAAAAACTCAGCAAAAATCAAGTACGTCGTGTTCAAAGTAATCATAATAAACGATTGAAAAAAAATGAGAACAAACAATGGGATGAATCTGAACTTGGTGCACAACTTGAAGGCGTCGTAATCAGCCGCTTTGGACAACATGCCGATATTGAAGACGAAAACGGTAACGTTGAACGCTGTAACTTACGTCGCGCAGTTAAATCCTTAGTTACCGGTGATAAAGTAGTATGGCGAGCAGGTAACGAATCGCATCAAGGTATCAGTGGTGTCGTGGAGGCTGTTCACCCACGCAAAACAGTACTGACACGGCCCGACTATTACGACGGTATCAAACCAATTGCGGCGAACATCGACCACATTATAATAGTTAGCTCAATTGCACCTGAGTTTTCACGCAATATTATTGATCGTTATTTAGTCGCCTGTGAAGATATCGGCATTACCCCCATTATTGTTCTTAATAAAAGCGACCTACTTGACGATAGCTCACGTGAACTAATTGATAATGAACTACAAAGTTATCGCGATATCGGTTATAACGTACTTTATAGTTCAATGCATGGTGATGGGCTTGATAGCCTTAAATCAGTAATGAAAGACAAAGTTAATATTTTTGTTGGCCAATCAGGTGTTGGTAAAACATCCCTTTTAAATATGTTATTACCCGAAGTTGAAGCGATAACGGGCGAAATATCAGAAGGCTCTGGTTTAGGCAAACACACAACAACGACGGCACGCTTATATCACTTTCCTGATGGTGGTGATCTCATTGATAGCCCAGGAATTCGTGAATTTTCGTTATGGCACTTGGCACCTGAACGTATCGCCAGTGGATTTATTGAGTTTAGAGAACACTTAGGCGGTTGTCGCTTTCGCGATTGTAAACATAAAATTGACCCAGGTTGCGCATTAGTGGCAGCTGTAGAAGCGGGTAAAATAGATGAAGCACGTTATCACAGCTTTATACGCATTTTAGAAACCATGGATGATGCTAAAAATGCTCGTCACCGTGATCCAAATACACACTAG